One part of the Lycium ferocissimum isolate CSIRO_LF1 chromosome 8, AGI_CSIRO_Lferr_CH_V1, whole genome shotgun sequence genome encodes these proteins:
- the LOC132066344 gene encoding uncharacterized protein LOC132066344: MSQGSRSSHVKCNCGTIAKHLTSSTPSNPGRKFYKCPRPKGNSCGFWEWEDELFPEMQWNNVQSLTSSLDAVKIERDKLQEELIAIEARHLIEVNKMKEELIGLKSKQQFDLKKVLNLEEKLANTRMLLLIS, encoded by the coding sequence ATGTCTCAAGGTAGCCGTTCATCTCACGTAAAATGTAATTGTGGCACCATTGCAAAACACCTCACTTCATCGACTCCTAGTAATCCCGGACGGAAATTCTACAAATGTCCGAGGCCTAAGGGCAATTCTTGTGGATTTTGGGAATGGGAAGATGAATTGTTTCCTGAGATGCAGTGGAATAATGTTCAAAGTTTGACGTCGTCGTTAGATGCGGTCAAGATCGAAAGGGACAAATTGCAAGAAGAATTAATTGCCATTGAGGCTAGACATCTAATTGAAGTTAACAAAATGAAGGAGGAATTAATTGGCTTGAAGAGTAAACAAcaatttgacttgaaaaaagTTCTAAACTTGGAGGAGAAACTTGCAAATACAAGGATGTTGCTTTTGATTTCGTAG